One window of the Lycorma delicatula isolate Av1 chromosome 3, ASM4794821v1, whole genome shotgun sequence genome contains the following:
- the Gbeta5 gene encoding guanine nucleotide-binding protein subunit beta-5, giving the protein MAQDGSVKVESVEALTKEADALKAKLEDERQKLNDVTLATVAERLEVINYLNIKPRRVLKGHQAKVLCSDWSPDKRHIVSSSQDGKMIIWDAFTTNKEHAVTMPTTWVMACAYAPSGNLVACGGLDNKVTVYSLSLEEDVSTKKKTVGTHTSYTSCCTFPNSDQQILTGSGDSTCALWDVESGQLLQSFHGHASDVMALDLAPSETGNTFVSGSCDKMVLIWDMRTGQCVQSFEGHLSDINSVKFHPSGDAVATGSDDSTCRLFDLRADKEVAVYSKESIIFGANSVDFSVSGRLLFAGYNDYTVNVWDSLKCVRVSLLYGHENRVSCLQVSPDGTALSTGSWDYTLRVWA; this is encoded by the exons ATGGCTCAAGATGGTAGTGTTAAAGTCGAATCTGTTGAGGCTCTTACAAAAGAAGCGGATGCTTTAAAAGCAAAACTCGAAGACGAGAGACAAAAGCTAAATGATGTCACAC TGGCAACAGTTGCTGAGAGATtagaagttataaattatttaaacattaaacctAGACGGGTACTCAAGGGACATCAAGCAAAGGTTTTATGTTCTGATTGGTCACCAGATAAAAGGCATATTGTCTCATCTTCACag GATGGTAAAATGATAATTTGGGATGCTTTCACCACCAATAAAGAACATGCAGTTACAATGCCCACCACTTGGGTAATGGCTTGTGCATATGCTCCATCTGGCAATTTGGTTGCGTGTGG ggGGCTTGATAATAAAGTAACTGTTTATTCACTGAGCTTGGAGGAGGatgtatcaacaaaaaaaaagactgttGGGACGCATACCAGTTATACGTCTTGTTGTACATTTCCTAATTCTGATCAACag attttaacTGGAAGTGGAGATTCAACTTGTGCTCTTTGGGATGTGGAATCTGGTCAGTTGTTACAAAGCTTCCATGGACATGCTAGTGATGTAATGGCGTTAGACTTAGCTCCCTCAGAAACTGGGAACACATTTGTGTCAGGG AGCTGTGATAAGATGGTTCTGATCTGGGATATGCGTACTGGCCAGTGTGTTCAATCATTTGAAGGACATCTCTCAGATATTAACAGCGTTAAATTTCATCCTAGTGGAGATGCTGTAGCTACTGGTTCTGATGATTCTAca tgtcgTTTGTTTGATCTTAGAGCTGATAAGGAAGTCGCAGTTTatagtaaagaaagtattatatttGGAGCCAATTCAGTGGATTTTTCTGTCAGCG GACGTCTTTTGTTTGCGGGTTACAATGATTACACTGTTAACGTCTGGGATTCTCTAAAATGTGTTCGGGTCAGCTTATTGTATGGCCATGAAAATAGAGTATCATGTCTTCAAGTTTCTCCAGATGGAACTGCTCTTTCAACTGGAAGTTGGGATTACACTCTTAGg